A single Equus quagga isolate Etosha38 chromosome 8, UCLA_HA_Equagga_1.0, whole genome shotgun sequence DNA region contains:
- the LOC124243350 gene encoding probable inactive serine protease 58: protein VPGGISFVSRDREGENHLIHILHLNSGYQSCVGTLVAPQWVLTAAHCFLPDLQVIFHGGSRNSQVFPGEILPYEEIIIHPNFTVTSPKNDLMLIKLSISLTFFSSQIFQLPTLKKNPIKDCLIHTWLQNEFGHRHGNVHSIKAQINSDLNCKIFLGEKFLEDFFCFGDILGSKEQCQVVTAAPAICGRELQGIMSWANGCILTGHSVVFTDLYSYTPWINSIISTKQADIELH from the exons gttCCAGGTGGTATTTCATTTGTTAGTAGAGACAGGGAAGGGGAAAATCATCTTATCCACATATTACACCTGAATTCTGGTTACCAGTCCTGTGTGGGGACTCTGGTTGCCCCTCAGTGGGTGTTGACGGCAGCACACTGCTTCTTACC GGATCTCCAGGTGATCTTTCATGGTGGTTCCCGAAATTCTCAAGTCTTTCCTGGGGAGATTCTACCTTATGAAGAGATCATCATTCACCCAAACTTCACTGTCACTTCTCCTAAAAATGACCTAATGCTGATAAAGTTGTCTATATCTCTCACCTTCTTCTCCAGCCAGATTTTTCAGTTGCCTACTCTCAAGAAGAATCCAATTAAAGATTGCTTGATTCACACCTGGTTACAGAATGAATTTG GACATCGACACGGTAATGTGCACAGCATTAAGGCTCAAATAAATTCTGATTTAAACTGCAAAATATTCCTGGGTGAAAAATTCCTTGAAGACTTTTTCTGTTTCGGAGACATACTAGGAAGCAAAGAGCAGTGCCAG GTGGTCACAGCTGCACCAGCCATATGTGGCAGGGAATTACAAGGAATTATGTCTTGGGCAAACGGATGTATTCTGACAGGACACAGTGTTGTTTTCACTGACCTCTACAGCTATACTCCATGGATCAACAGCATTATTTCTACAAAACAAGCTGATATAGAGCTCCACTGA